The Hydrogenobacter thermophilus TK-6 genome window below encodes:
- a CDS encoding ZIP family metal transporter, translating into MLVASFTSLIIPGIQKGGFAQTSLGILMGFALIGIIEHLFPHQHVIKGAEGAIKSQKLKKLYLIVAGVAIHNIPEGFGVGVSSAYSLETGTATAIAIAIQDIPEGLIVTLALMVANDRIMVPIVTGVLSGIVESLFCLLGFYTFDTFRNFLALGLGIGGGAMIYITVKEVFPEVYSEGSHTVSTLGFLAGFLLMLFLDTI; encoded by the coding sequence ATGCTGGTGGCTAGCTTTACAAGTCTCATAATTCCCGGCATACAAAAAGGAGGCTTTGCGCAAACTTCGTTGGGCATACTTATGGGTTTTGCCCTTATAGGCATCATTGAGCATCTTTTCCCTCACCAGCATGTGATAAAAGGTGCAGAAGGTGCCATAAAAAGCCAAAAGCTTAAAAAACTCTACTTGATTGTTGCGGGTGTAGCCATTCACAACATACCAGAAGGCTTTGGAGTAGGCGTATCATCAGCCTACTCTTTAGAAACTGGCACCGCAACAGCCATAGCTATAGCCATTCAGGATATACCGGAGGGTCTTATAGTGACTTTGGCTCTTATGGTGGCAAACGACAGAATCATGGTCCCCATTGTAACCGGTGTTCTGAGTGGGATAGTTGAGTCCCTCTTTTGTCTGCTTGGCTTTTACACCTTTGATACTTTCAGGAATTTTCTTGCCTTGGGCTTAGGCATAGGTGGAGGCGCTATGATATACATAACCGTAAAGGAGGTTTTCCCGGAGGTTTACTCGGAAGGCTCTCACACGGTCTCCACTCTGGGCTTTCTGGCAGGCTTTTTGCTAATGCTTTTCCTTGATACTATTTAA
- the pyrE gene encoding orotate phosphoribosyltransferase has translation MLKDRLKAMIIKKCLKVAQEPIFRLSSGKLSRYYIDLKQITLDPEGAYMVGKLVYDAIKPLHPQGAGGMTLGADPIAYAVAFVSYMDGNPIKPFVVRKEKKEHGLGRQVEGLLKSGDKVVVLEDVVTTASSSLKAVKACREANLEVLGVFAIVDREEGGRENIRREGIELYSIFRLSELL, from the coding sequence ATGCTTAAAGATAGGCTAAAGGCTATGATAATAAAAAAGTGCCTGAAAGTAGCGCAGGAACCCATATTTAGACTCTCTTCTGGAAAGTTAAGCAGGTATTACATAGACCTCAAGCAGATAACCCTTGACCCTGAAGGTGCCTACATGGTGGGAAAGCTTGTTTATGATGCTATAAAGCCTCTTCATCCACAGGGTGCAGGTGGTATGACACTTGGTGCCGACCCTATAGCCTACGCTGTGGCTTTTGTGTCTTACATGGATGGCAACCCTATAAAACCCTTTGTAGTCAGAAAGGAAAAGAAGGAGCACGGACTTGGAAGACAGGTGGAGGGACTTTTAAAGTCCGGGGATAAAGTGGTAGTTCTTGAAGATGTGGTCACCACAGCCAGCTCTTCTTTAAAAGCGGTAAAGGCTTGCAGAGAAGCTAACTTAGAAGTTTTAGGAGTTTTTGCCATAGTGGACAGGGAAGAGGGAGGAAGGGAAAACATACGCAGGGAAGGCATAGAGCTATACTCCATCTTCAGGCTCTCCGAGCTTCTTTGA
- the leuD gene encoding 3-isopropylmalate dehydratase small subunit, which produces MVIRGKVWKFGDNVDTDQIIPARYLNTSDPYELAQHVMEDSEHTNFAKDHQKGDIIVAGKNFGSGSSREHAPIAIKYAGVPVVIAKSFARIFFRNAINIGLPIVEAPQAVDEINHGDEVEVDLEKGIIKNITTGKEYQATRFPQELQAILKAGGLMEYAKQKLKGNA; this is translated from the coding sequence ATGGTCATAAGAGGAAAGGTGTGGAAGTTTGGAGATAATGTAGATACAGACCAGATAATACCTGCCAGGTACTTAAACACATCAGACCCTTATGAGCTTGCCCAGCATGTGATGGAAGACTCTGAGCATACAAACTTTGCCAAGGATCACCAGAAGGGGGATATCATTGTTGCAGGTAAAAATTTTGGTTCTGGTTCCTCAAGGGAGCACGCACCCATAGCCATAAAGTATGCAGGTGTGCCTGTGGTGATAGCCAAGTCTTTTGCGAGGATCTTCTTCAGAAATGCCATAAACATAGGTCTTCCTATAGTTGAAGCTCCCCAAGCTGTGGACGAGATAAACCACGGTGATGAGGTGGAAGTTGACCTTGAGAAAGGCATAATAAAAAACATAACTACTGGAAAGGAATACCAGGCTACCAGGTTTCCACAAGAACTTCAAGCTATTCTGAAAGCTGGTGGGCTTATGGAGTATGCAAAGCAGAAACTAAAAGGCAATGCTTAA
- the frr gene encoding ribosome recycling factor, whose product MMEDIFKSAEEDMKKAVNHFKNEIGGLRTGRASTALVEELKVEYYGSKVPIKQLGSISVPEANQIVLQLWDSNAVPNVEKVIMEELGLNPQRQGNTLRIILPPLTEERRKELVRLLHKMAEEARVAIRNIRRDAKEMIEELEGVSEDEIKRALDRLQKLTDRYIDQINHLVETKEKEIMEL is encoded by the coding sequence ATGATGGAAGATATTTTTAAAAGTGCAGAAGAGGACATGAAAAAAGCGGTAAATCACTTTAAGAACGAAATAGGTGGGCTGAGGACAGGAAGGGCAAGCACAGCTTTAGTGGAGGAGCTAAAGGTAGAATATTACGGTTCAAAGGTCCCCATCAAGCAGCTTGGTAGCATATCAGTTCCAGAAGCTAACCAAATAGTGCTGCAGCTGTGGGACAGCAACGCTGTGCCAAACGTGGAGAAAGTTATTATGGAAGAGTTAGGTCTAAATCCACAGAGGCAGGGAAACACCCTCAGAATAATCTTGCCTCCTCTTACAGAGGAGAGAAGAAAGGAATTGGTTAGGCTACTTCACAAAATGGCAGAAGAAGCCAGGGTTGCCATCAGAAATATACGCAGAGACGCCAAAGAGATGATAGAGGAGCTTGAAGGTGTGTCTGAAGATGAAATAAAGAGAGCTTTAGACAGACTACAAAAACTCACTGACAGATACATAGACCAGATAAATCATCTGGTGGAGACAAAAGAAAAAGAAATAATGGAACTATAA
- the pyrH gene encoding UMP kinase: MDAEKPEYQRVLIKLSGEAFAGDEDYGISPDFLEYISREIKSLYQHGVQIAIVIGGGNIFRGVEGLEIGIDRATGDYMGMLATVINALALQSALERVAQIPTRVLSAIEMRQVAEPYIRRRAIRHLEKGRVVIFAAGTGNPFFSTDTASALRAAEISAQLLIKATKVDGIYTEDPLKNPKAEFIEEITYLEAITRDIRVMDHTAMTMCMENKIPILVLNIKKPGNLLKAVMGQKVGSLVK, from the coding sequence ATGGATGCTGAGAAGCCCGAATACCAAAGGGTGCTTATAAAACTCTCGGGTGAAGCTTTTGCAGGCGATGAGGACTATGGTATAAGTCCAGATTTTCTTGAGTACATATCCAGAGAGATAAAGTCACTGTACCAACACGGGGTGCAGATAGCTATAGTGATAGGTGGGGGGAACATTTTCAGAGGTGTGGAAGGACTTGAAATAGGTATAGACAGGGCAACAGGTGATTACATGGGAATGCTGGCAACGGTTATAAATGCGCTTGCTTTGCAGTCCGCCTTAGAGAGGGTTGCTCAGATACCCACCAGAGTCCTTTCTGCCATAGAGATGAGACAGGTAGCTGAACCTTATATAAGGAGGAGGGCTATAAGACACCTGGAGAAGGGAAGAGTTGTCATTTTTGCAGCAGGCACAGGCAATCCCTTCTTTTCCACTGATACCGCATCTGCACTCAGAGCTGCTGAAATATCAGCCCAGCTTCTTATAAAGGCTACAAAGGTGGACGGTATATACACAGAGGATCCCTTAAAAAATCCCAAAGCGGAGTTCATAGAGGAGATCACTTACCTGGAAGCCATAACAAGAGATATAAGAGTTATGGACCATACAGCCATGACCATGTGTATGGAAAACAAAATACCCATACTGGTTTTGAACATAAAAAAGCCGGGAAACCTGCTAAAGGCAGTTATGGGTCAGAAGGTAGGATCCTTAGTCAAATAG
- the tsf gene encoding translation elongation factor Ts, with product MISAEMVKTLREMTGAGMLECKKALEEAGGDLEKAKEILRIRGLAKAEKKAGRETKEGIVQTYISEDRKVGVIIELNCETDFVARNEHFSELALNIAKHIAQIPENANKEGTGEDVLKQPYFQDPSQTLEDVIKSAIAKIGENIQLRRFTRFDTDGFLHAYVHGIGRVGVLIDYQAEAINPQVLRVIQDIAMQIAAMKAEFVDVSSIPAEVIQREKRILSEQARQEGKPENIIDKVVEGRIKKFYQEKVLLEQPFIKDDKKTVGQYLRESAPGVVIKRFVRYELGGA from the coding sequence ATGATAAGTGCAGAGATGGTAAAAACTCTTAGAGAGATGACCGGGGCAGGCATGCTGGAATGTAAAAAAGCTTTAGAAGAAGCAGGTGGCGACCTGGAAAAGGCAAAAGAAATACTCAGGATCAGGGGGCTTGCAAAAGCTGAGAAAAAGGCAGGTAGAGAGACAAAGGAGGGGATAGTGCAAACCTATATCTCGGAAGACAGAAAGGTAGGGGTGATAATAGAGCTCAACTGTGAGACGGATTTTGTTGCCAGAAACGAACACTTTAGTGAGCTTGCCCTAAACATTGCCAAACACATAGCCCAAATTCCCGAAAATGCAAACAAAGAAGGCACTGGAGAGGATGTGCTAAAGCAACCATACTTTCAGGACCCTTCTCAAACACTGGAGGATGTTATAAAGTCTGCCATAGCGAAGATAGGTGAGAACATACAGCTTAGGAGATTTACAAGGTTTGACACGGATGGCTTTCTCCATGCATATGTCCACGGCATAGGAAGAGTTGGCGTACTTATAGACTATCAAGCTGAGGCTATAAATCCACAAGTCCTTAGGGTAATTCAGGACATAGCTATGCAGATAGCAGCCATGAAGGCGGAATTTGTGGATGTAAGTTCTATACCCGCAGAGGTTATACAGAGGGAAAAGAGAATTCTTTCTGAGCAGGCAAGACAAGAAGGCAAACCTGAGAATATAATAGATAAGGTGGTAGAAGGCAGGATAAAAAAGTTCTACCAGGAGAAGGTGCTTCTTGAACAGCCCTTCATAAAGGATGATAAAAAAACTGTCGGTCAGTACCTGAGAGAAAGCGCTCCAGGGGTAGTTATAAAGAGGTTCGTAAGGTACGAGCTTGGTGGCGCCTGA
- the rpsB gene encoding 30S ribosomal protein S2, translating to MAVISMRDLLEAGVHFGHSKGRWNPKMAPFLYGVRNGIHIIDLNKTVVYLEQAYNFVADRIAEGAEILFVGTKKQAKDVIKEEAERAGVPYINERWVGGLLTNFRTVKKSMLKLKTLERMEAEGVFEVLPKKEVRMMRRKMEHLRKLYAGILNLERVPDMVWIVDTVREHIAVQEARKLGVTIVAIADSNCDPDVIDYPVPGNDDAIKSIKLLTAKIADAVIEGKQRRERLGEEVPAEAVKRKVVTVEEEEKALFEKAMEMSEKYEYIDKGAEEIE from the coding sequence ATGGCAGTGATTTCTATGAGGGATCTGCTGGAAGCAGGCGTACATTTTGGCCACTCAAAAGGTAGGTGGAACCCCAAAATGGCACCCTTTTTGTACGGTGTCAGAAATGGTATTCACATCATTGACCTTAACAAGACGGTGGTGTACTTGGAGCAAGCATACAACTTTGTTGCGGACAGAATAGCAGAGGGTGCAGAGATACTGTTTGTAGGCACAAAGAAGCAGGCAAAGGATGTTATAAAGGAAGAGGCAGAAAGGGCAGGAGTGCCATATATAAACGAAAGATGGGTGGGGGGACTGCTTACCAATTTTAGAACTGTAAAGAAGAGTATGCTGAAGCTCAAAACCCTTGAGAGGATGGAAGCGGAAGGTGTATTTGAAGTGCTTCCCAAGAAGGAAGTGAGAATGATGAGGAGAAAGATGGAACACCTGCGCAAACTCTACGCTGGCATACTCAACCTGGAGAGGGTGCCCGATATGGTGTGGATCGTTGATACAGTTAGGGAGCACATAGCGGTGCAGGAAGCAAGAAAACTGGGAGTGACTATTGTGGCAATAGCGGATTCCAACTGTGACCCCGATGTGATAGATTATCCTGTCCCTGGCAATGACGACGCCATAAAGTCCATAAAGCTACTTACTGCCAAGATAGCAGATGCTGTTATAGAGGGTAAGCAAAGGAGGGAGAGACTTGGAGAGGAGGTGCCTGCTGAAGCGGTAAAAAGAAAGGTGGTTACCGTGGAAGAGGAAGAGAAAGCGCTCTTTGAGAAAGCCATGGAGATGTCTGAAAAGTACGAATACATTGATAAAGGTGCGGAAGAGATAGAATGA
- a CDS encoding Hsp33 family molecular chaperone HslO, whose amino-acid sequence MLYKDLNEKTREELKDYFQERDYMVIAVPKLELMRVYALRASKSVETARRIHALDEERTKILGEALLSVLLLTSSIKHATKQKVLLKLSLQDGVVVAEADGMGRVRGFIEGQVKRPWEGTLTVIKELRLGTPYTSIVPVVSDSMKENLAYYFEQSEQVKTTVDLSVLLDAEGKVLVASGYLLQVMGDAFSNIDISLEKLLMRGSRPEDIARLILKDKEPRLVGLKEVEYYCPCNEEIARSSLSLLEESQLEEILSEGPAEVVCKFCGRIYRFTKDML is encoded by the coding sequence ATGCTATACAAAGATCTAAATGAAAAAACTCGGGAAGAGCTGAAAGATTACTTTCAGGAAAGGGATTACATGGTTATAGCTGTTCCAAAGCTTGAGCTCATGAGGGTTTATGCTCTCAGAGCTTCAAAAAGTGTGGAAACTGCAAGAAGAATACACGCCCTTGATGAAGAAAGGACCAAGATCTTAGGAGAAGCGCTGTTATCCGTTCTCTTGCTTACCTCATCCATAAAACACGCTACAAAACAGAAGGTGCTACTAAAATTGAGCCTGCAAGATGGAGTAGTCGTTGCAGAAGCTGACGGAATGGGAAGAGTGAGGGGATTTATTGAAGGACAAGTAAAAAGACCTTGGGAGGGCACACTTACTGTTATAAAAGAGCTCAGACTTGGCACACCCTACACCAGCATAGTCCCAGTGGTAAGCGATAGCATGAAAGAAAATCTCGCCTACTACTTTGAGCAATCCGAGCAGGTGAAAACTACCGTAGATTTATCTGTATTACTTGATGCTGAAGGTAAGGTGCTGGTGGCCAGTGGTTATCTTCTTCAGGTGATGGGAGATGCATTCAGTAATATAGATATAAGCCTTGAGAAGCTACTGATGAGAGGGTCACGCCCAGAAGACATAGCCCGTTTGATACTTAAAGACAAAGAGCCAAGGCTCGTAGGACTCAAAGAGGTGGAGTATTACTGTCCGTGCAATGAAGAGATAGCCAGGTCAAGCCTATCTCTCCTTGAGGAGAGCCAGCTGGAGGAGATCCTGAGCGAAGGTCCTGCAGAGGTGGTGTGCAAGTTCTGTGGCAGGATTTACCGATTTACCAAAGATATGTTATAA
- a CDS encoding COX15/CtaA family protein, with product MLRAFLILAIVFTYVAMVWGGLVRSSDSGLACPSWPLCYGSFEPPKDTAAKLEMGHRTVSSLAGIFTLLSFVYVWKKTRGLPKLTSTIALAFTFSAALTGMKMIKAETPHLKYLSHMLLESVHIYESMIILGFLILTYRLIYKRSMEEGVPLYAYIFALITMITGVLVRYTGSGEACGHEWPTCNGSLIPDFTSWKVTLQFLHRNLAYTTWLAFLLALVSSFNRTTLLSFVFVNLQFVFAISMVLTGFFLPLSFMDTAMGFFFFAWLTYNVQIKPTINLKVKEVW from the coding sequence ATGCTAAGAGCATTCCTCATCTTGGCTATTGTCTTCACATATGTAGCTATGGTGTGGGGAGGGTTGGTGAGGTCTTCGGACTCGGGACTTGCCTGTCCAAGCTGGCCTCTATGCTATGGAAGCTTTGAGCCTCCCAAAGATACAGCGGCAAAGCTTGAGATGGGGCACAGAACGGTAAGCAGCCTTGCTGGCATATTTACCCTTTTGAGCTTTGTGTATGTATGGAAAAAGACAAGAGGTCTTCCAAAGCTCACTTCCACCATAGCCCTTGCCTTTACCTTCAGCGCAGCACTTACAGGTATGAAAATGATAAAGGCTGAAACACCACACCTTAAGTACCTTTCCCATATGCTCTTAGAATCCGTGCATATATACGAGTCTATGATAATATTAGGCTTTTTAATACTGACTTACAGGCTTATTTACAAAAGAAGTATGGAAGAAGGTGTCCCTCTTTACGCATACATCTTTGCTCTTATAACCATGATAACCGGTGTACTTGTAAGATATACGGGATCTGGTGAGGCTTGTGGGCATGAATGGCCTACCTGCAACGGGAGTCTGATTCCGGACTTCACCAGCTGGAAGGTAACTTTGCAGTTCCTTCACAGAAATCTGGCTTACACCACCTGGCTTGCCTTTCTTTTGGCTCTCGTTAGTAGCTTTAACAGAACTACCCTTTTATCTTTTGTATTCGTAAACTTACAGTTTGTGTTTGCCATATCTATGGTGCTTACCGGATTTTTCCTGCCCCTTAGCTTTATGGACACGGCTATGGGATTTTTCTTTTTTGCCTGGCTCACTTATAATGTGCAAATAAAACCCACAATAAATCTCAAGGTGAAAGAGGTATGGTAG
- the cyoE gene encoding heme o synthase, with protein MVAKAVATYTNVVRDYILLTKPGIVMLVLITALTGMYLAKRGFPDSWLIFWSLLGTGLASAGSAVLNQFFDRDIDAVMSRTKNRPIPSGSVSSVNALLFGVILLTLSLYIMLAFVNPVATFFTVMASFFYVVVYTLALKRRSPLATEIGGISGALPPVIGYTSVTGQFGIEPLILFLIMFVWQPPHFWVLAVKYAEDYRKAGVPTLPVVKGIFQTKVRTLLYTAALFPISLLPTLYGITGKIYFFTAFALSLVYLILTLRFFFSKSSRGMSLFFYSIIYLALLFSVMVFDMVR; from the coding sequence ATGGTAGCAAAGGCGGTAGCAACTTATACTAATGTGGTAAGAGACTACATCCTGCTCACAAAGCCTGGCATAGTTATGCTGGTGCTTATAACTGCGCTCACAGGTATGTATTTGGCTAAAAGAGGCTTTCCGGACAGCTGGCTCATATTTTGGTCTCTGCTGGGTACAGGCTTAGCGTCTGCAGGCTCTGCGGTGTTAAACCAATTCTTTGACAGAGACATAGATGCTGTTATGTCAAGGACAAAAAACAGACCCATACCCTCTGGAAGCGTTAGTTCCGTCAATGCCCTCCTATTTGGTGTAATACTGCTCACTCTATCCCTTTACATTATGTTAGCCTTTGTAAACCCAGTTGCCACCTTCTTTACCGTCATGGCATCCTTCTTTTATGTGGTGGTTTACACTTTAGCCCTAAAAAGGAGGAGTCCTTTAGCTACTGAAATAGGTGGCATTTCCGGTGCGCTTCCGCCCGTTATAGGATACACTTCAGTGACTGGACAGTTTGGGATTGAACCTTTAATACTGTTTTTAATTATGTTTGTGTGGCAACCTCCCCACTTTTGGGTGCTTGCTGTAAAATACGCAGAGGACTACAGAAAGGCAGGTGTGCCAACTTTGCCCGTCGTAAAGGGTATATTTCAAACCAAGGTGAGAACTCTTCTGTATACTGCAGCGCTCTTTCCCATAAGTTTGCTCCCCACCCTCTACGGCATAACCGGTAAGATATACTTTTTTACAGCCTTTGCCCTGAGCTTGGTATATCTCATACTCACTCTGAGATTCTTTTTCTCCAAAAGCTCCAGAGGAATGTCTCTCTTCTTTTACTCCATCATATACCTTGCCCTTCTTTTCTCCGTCATGGTGTTTGATATGGTAAGATGA
- a CDS encoding cbb3-type cytochrome c oxidase subunit I, whose amino-acid sequence MEKRWFLLSVVSLGLGGFLAFVVAMARTPGVYQYFPPGYFYYALIGHVDLAIVIFLLSFTLLVWNRVYRADTRIAFYLSLLGFLGVALSAFLGKGTAVSNNYLPTIVHPIFFGGIILFFCGFTLGAFSVLKSSIRDIISPDPVKNAVSVSVMLGILMMLAVIPSYLRAGDPSNVYIFYERLFWAPGHIHQFLNGAMLLYAWYYLLALLGSEKRLNFLRFINLSFLIFGFLLFLVPVLYADPISMPAKIFTEVSYAVGLGIPMFLHAFNVIKGFKPDVKNPFSSALLLSLSLYFLGVLIAYAGIKADLRVPAHYHGTVTSLTLALMVISYKLVQEYGYTQRLSALSRVQPYLYGVGMILFILGLYFAGRGGAPRKTYGTGYTQDPVVLFSLVIMGIGTLMAVIGGVMFVLYILRLLLRGQVYHGLQEDKG is encoded by the coding sequence ATGGAAAAGAGGTGGTTTCTGCTCTCTGTAGTTTCTTTGGGTCTTGGTGGGTTTTTAGCCTTCGTGGTGGCAATGGCAAGAACGCCGGGAGTTTATCAGTACTTCCCCCCTGGATACTTTTATTACGCTCTTATAGGGCATGTGGACCTGGCTATAGTCATATTCCTCCTCTCCTTCACACTTTTAGTATGGAACAGGGTATACCGTGCTGATACAAGAATAGCTTTTTATCTTTCTCTCTTGGGTTTTTTGGGTGTAGCGCTGTCCGCCTTTCTCGGTAAAGGCACTGCAGTTTCCAACAACTACCTGCCGACCATAGTTCATCCTATCTTTTTTGGCGGTATCATCCTCTTCTTCTGCGGCTTTACCTTGGGAGCTTTTAGTGTTTTAAAGTCATCTATCAGGGATATTATCTCCCCTGACCCCGTAAAGAATGCAGTAAGTGTTAGCGTTATGCTTGGTATTTTGATGATGCTTGCGGTGATCCCATCTTATCTGCGTGCGGGGGACCCGTCCAATGTGTACATATTTTACGAGAGGCTCTTTTGGGCGCCAGGGCACATACACCAGTTTTTAAACGGTGCAATGCTTCTCTACGCTTGGTACTATCTTCTTGCTCTCTTAGGAAGTGAGAAGAGGCTAAATTTTTTGAGGTTTATAAATCTATCTTTTTTAATCTTTGGCTTTTTGTTATTCTTAGTGCCAGTCCTCTATGCAGACCCCATATCAATGCCTGCAAAGATCTTTACAGAAGTTAGCTACGCAGTTGGGCTTGGCATTCCCATGTTCCTACATGCCTTTAATGTGATAAAAGGTTTTAAACCAGATGTAAAAAACCCCTTCTCGTCCGCTCTATTGCTTTCCCTGAGCCTTTACTTTCTTGGCGTGCTTATAGCCTATGCAGGCATAAAGGCTGATTTGCGCGTGCCTGCTCACTATCACGGAACTGTAACCAGTCTCACCTTGGCTCTCATGGTGATCTCTTACAAGCTTGTGCAGGAGTATGGTTATACTCAAAGACTGAGTGCGCTTAGCAGAGTCCAGCCTTACCTTTATGGCGTTGGTATGATACTCTTCATACTGGGTCTTTACTTTGCAGGAAGGGGAGGGGCGCCCAGAAAAACCTATGGCACAGGCTATACTCAGGACCCTGTGGTTTTGTTCTCTCTTGTTATCATGGGCATAGGAACACTGATGGCAGTCATAGGCGGTGTCATGTTCGTTCTATACATTTTAAGGTTGTTACTAAGAGGACAAGTTTATCATGGGCTACAGGAAGATAAAGGATGA
- a CDS encoding nucleoside deaminase, with protein sequence MEKFIELCLNLARRAYERGETPVGCVVVKDGKVIAKAHNRVEELKDPTAHAEMLALREASESMGGKYLYGCEIYVSLEPCVMCTYAMILKRVERLIFLAQDYRHGGVMSMYSLLDDMRFHHRVRWEYMPVEEAQKLLRDFFRNLRLRQR encoded by the coding sequence ATGGAAAAATTTATTGAGCTGTGTCTTAACTTAGCCAGGAGAGCCTATGAGCGTGGGGAGACCCCTGTAGGATGCGTAGTGGTAAAGGATGGAAAAGTTATAGCTAAGGCACACAATCGCGTTGAAGAGCTAAAAGACCCTACCGCTCACGCGGAAATGTTAGCCCTCCGTGAAGCATCCGAAAGCATGGGCGGAAAGTACCTCTATGGATGCGAGATTTATGTGAGCTTAGAGCCTTGTGTTATGTGCACTTATGCCATGATACTCAAAAGAGTGGAAAGGCTCATCTTTTTAGCACAGGATTACAGACACGGAGGTGTTATGAGTATGTATAGCTTGCTGGATGACATGAGGTTCCATCACAGAGTAAGATGGGAGTATATGCCTGTAGAGGAGGCGCAGAAACTCCTCAGGGACTTTTTTAGAAACCTCAGACTGCGTCAGCGATGA
- the lipA gene encoding lipoyl synthase, protein MSKPKLIFSETHAVKKLLRGLKLNTVCEESHCPNISECFGAKTATFMILGDVCTRGCTFCNVSKGKPGYLDQEEPYRLLDAVKKLGLKYVVITSVTRDDLPDGGAEQFARCIRVLKDHLKDVKVEVLVPDFKGSVRALERVLSEGPDVLNHNIETVPRLYSKVRKGANYSRSLHILKKAKELSPSIFTKSAIILGFGEKKEEVISVMRDLREVHCDFLTIGQYYQPSLNHHPVVKYYTREEFEELRHIALSLGFRYVASGPNVRSSYRAFEAIGE, encoded by the coding sequence ATGAGTAAGCCCAAACTGATCTTTTCTGAGACGCATGCGGTAAAAAAACTGCTAAGAGGATTAAAGTTAAACACGGTATGCGAAGAATCACATTGTCCCAATATTTCTGAATGCTTTGGTGCCAAGACAGCCACCTTTATGATATTGGGGGATGTCTGCACAAGAGGTTGCACTTTTTGCAATGTATCCAAAGGCAAACCGGGATATTTGGACCAAGAGGAGCCTTACAGACTTCTTGACGCAGTTAAAAAGCTGGGACTTAAGTATGTGGTGATAACATCTGTGACAAGGGACGACCTTCCCGACGGTGGAGCAGAGCAGTTTGCCAGATGTATAAGGGTGCTCAAAGACCATCTTAAAGATGTCAAGGTGGAAGTGTTGGTGCCTGACTTTAAGGGTTCGGTGCGGGCTCTTGAAAGAGTGCTGAGCGAAGGACCTGATGTTTTAAATCACAACATTGAAACTGTGCCAAGACTTTACAGCAAAGTGAGAAAGGGTGCCAATTACTCAAGAAGCCTACATATACTGAAGAAAGCTAAGGAGCTTTCCCCCTCCATTTTTACCAAATCTGCCATTATCTTAGGTTTTGGAGAAAAAAAGGAGGAAGTAATATCTGTTATGAGGGATTTAAGGGAAGTTCACTGCGACTTTCTAACCATAGGACAGTATTACCAGCCTTCCCTTAACCACCATCCCGTAGTTAAGTATTACACACGGGAGGAGTTTGAGGAACTGCGCCATATTGCCCTTTCTTTGGGATTCAGATATGTGGCAAGCGGTCCTAATGTCAGAAGCTCTTACAGAGCTTTTGAGGCTATTGGGGAATAA